In the genome of Yarrowia lipolytica chromosome 1B, complete sequence, the window TACGATGATGGTCGATACGTCTTTTCGGACCGAACCTGGGATCTCATCCAACGACTCATCACCTCCGCTCGATACAGACTGCGGTCTTTCGACGAGATTGCCAAGCACCCCTACTTTGCCGAGGTTGAATGGGAGACTCTGCGAGAAAAGACTCCTCCCTTCATCCCCCAGCTCGACTCGGATGTTGACGCTGGCTACTTTGATGATTTCTCTAACGAGGCTGATATGGAGAAGTACCAGGAGGTGATGGCCAAGCGAACACAGGTCGAGAACCTTGCTGACAAGGGCAACCCCATCCCCCACCGAGCATTTGTCGGCTTCACCTTCAGGCACTCTCGAAACCCCAATAACAacattctggaggagaccaaCAAGGGCAACACTCACAGCAGGCGAGAAGTTGGACGAAGCAACTTTGGAACCATGTTCTAACTGGATGTTCTTTCACTCGCACTTGAAATTTCTCCCACATCTTACTAAATAGCTCGCATAGATTCCAGTGGTCAAGCTACCACATCAGTTCCGCGTTCCGCGTTCCGTTCCTTTCTAATATATCTGAGATTAACATAATATTAAAGCATAAACACCAGGACTCCGAGACATTCATCGTCTTAGCGAACAACTTACCTGTAATTACTATTCGGATATTATCACCTCAAAGATCAATCAACTTCATCGACCGATCTAAACGTCCCTTGCAGATCATGCACGTGTAGTTTAGCAGTCTTATTATTGCAGAGGGAATATGGGTTGATTTTGTGGTACCATAAATAATTTGTGTGGCATTCTTTTATCTACCTGTATGTTAAAAAGTTGATTTTCAACTTCAATGAGTCTTTCCGCCCACATTGACCACTATTATCACCCTCTCATGCTCGCTTTCTCGACACATCTGATGTTGTCCAACACCAACTTTAAGCTGACCTCTTCACCAAAGCTAATTTGCTGATGCCAACATGTCGCGCGGGATCCAGAAACTGAGGTCTCGAGCCACAGGAGAATGGACCGGAGTGCAGGGAGAGCCTTTAACGGAAGAATCGGGCTTTGATGATCCGGACGCCGTGTTCCCCGACTGCCAACCGACGACTCGTCCGCCATGGAAGAAACTATTGTGGGTCAAGCAGGACTACCCCGACAACTATGTGGACTCGTCTTTTCTGTCGCAACTGCGCCGAAACGACAATGTGGCTCAGTACTCGTTCCGCTCACTGTTTCTCGACTCTAGTGTGATCATCATGCATCTGTGCACTATCGTCGTctttgtggtggtgtttttgggCATATTCAACCATGAGTGGGACCCCGAGTTCTTTGCGATCATCGCATCTGTGCTCACAGTGCCCGGATACTTTGTATACGAGAAGTACAAGATCCACAATGACGACAAGAGCCGACCCTCTACGATAAAGGGAGCGCTACTCATTGTATTTGTCCTTCTTGCTCTGTCACCAGTGCTAAAGTCGCTGACACGATCCACATCGTCAGACTCAATCTGGGCCATCGCCTGCTGGCTGGGGCTCGCTAACGTGTGTTTCCACGACTACACTGATGGAGCCCGCACTGCTTCAGGCGCGTCTTCGCTCAAATTGACTCGTCCTATTCTGTCAACAAATCTCGCTATGCTGGCAGCAATAGTGCTAGCTTCTCAACTGCGTACAACAATGGCAGTCTTTTGCTTCGTGCTCTTTTCTGTCATTCTCTTTGGAGTCTTCCCCATGTTTACACAATGGTGTCGTGCCACCTCCAGACGCGGGTACTGGGTGCTCCTGTCCATACTGCTGATCCTATCCGCTACAGGCCTCTATGTCATTGGAGGGCTGTGGGCACTGGGGGCCTGGATTGGAGTTAAGCTCTTTGTCAGTGTGGGTGCTCCACTGTGGCTTCTGGCCCTTCAGAAATACAAAAACGACATTCAAGGCCCATGGGATATTGCCAAGCCGGTCATTCGAAATCGTCCGTGACTTTCGATTCTCgagccacagacactgctTATTTCCCTGCCACTTTACATCCACGTCTGTCAAGTGCTGATCAGACAACAATAGAACCTCTGTATTtaaacacacacactaaTAAAACCTCTTTTTCATCTGTAAACCCAGGCGATAAGGTCTATTTCTATTTCTACAAGCACTTGCTCATTTCTTGTTGCTAATATGTCAATTATAATACATTACACCTAACCATTGaaggctcctccagccaaACACAGATTCCTGCTAGTGAACTGCACCTTGTAAACCGGGCTGCTCTTAGTGTGGTAGACAGCCATATGATCGGGGGTTGCTACAATCTCCCGCTTCTTGGATGCCTCGTTACCCTTAGCAGAAGATACAGCCTCTGGGGCTCGTTCAACTGACAGGTTCTCAGGCTCAGGTCCAGACTCCACAGTGCTCTTCTTAACGTCCCACACTCGGATGCTCTGGTCTGCACCAGCAGACACGAGCACGGTTCCTTCCCTGGAAAACGCCAGTGAGTAGATGGACGCCTTGCCATGTCCACGCATGATTTTCAGACGTCGACCAGATCCAATCTCCCACAGaatgatcacgtgatcttctccagcagacGCTAGCCATCGACCATCTGGTGACACTGCCAGACAGTTGATAGCGGCTGTGTGGCCAATGAAAACACGCACTGACGAGCCCTTGGCCACATCCCACATTCGCACGGTTCGGTCGGACGAGCCGGTGAATACATAAGTGCCGTTGGGGTGGAAAATGACACAGTCCACGTCGGACATATGACCTGCAAAGATTCGCAGAGGGTAAATGTGGTCACAGGACCACAGCCGCGCGGTCTGGTCATGAGAGGCTGTGGCAAAGTAGTGGCCGTGTGGGCTGAATGCAACGTCCCACACTGGCTCATTGTGGCCCTTGTAGCAAACCAGACCTGTGTACGTGTCCATGCTCCACAGCATGACCGTCTTGTCGGCCGATGCAGAAAGCAGATATCTCTGGTCGGGCGAGAAGCTGACTCCATAGACTGGCCCAGCGTGTCCCACCAGCCGCTTCGAGGTGGTGGCAGTGTCTCCCTTGACGACAGACTTGAGACGAGAGCCGTTGAGCGACCACACCTTGACAAAGGAGTCGGAGAAACCTCCAGCGATCAGGGTAGCGTCCGACGAAAAGTCCAGACAGTTGAGTCCATCGTGGGTGTTGTGGAAGGTATACATACACACAGAGGGCATGGCGGCTTGCACAGGTCCGACCTTGATTTTGGCACGCGAGTCCATCACGGCCTGAATTTCGGCCGCAATGTCCACGCTCGTGTGAGGGGGTAGAGGCAGCATTTCACGGTTGGGTGCCGTGTCCTGGTCCGACTTCATGGACGCAAATTCAGCCTCTAATGAGTTTCCACCATCGGTATTACCCTTATCAATTTCCCGCAGTGAGtgctccacctcctttTCAAATGATGCTTCGTACGGCAGCTTGCCCAACTTAACCTCGGCCTGATTAAACGAGTCCACCTGGGATCCATGTGCGGTATCGGGCAGTCCCTCTGACGAATGCACTGCACCCTCTGAGTCGAATCGGTTGGGCCGGCCGGACGATACCTGTGCATCGATGTACTGGTTGACGATTCGCAGAATGATGGCTCCGCCAGTGGAGTCATGTTCCTGCAGAAAGTAGAACAGT includes:
- a CDS encoding uncharacterized protein (Compare to YALI0B14223g, similar to Saccharomyces cerevisiae GPI2 (YPL076W); ancestral locus Anc_8.545, weakly similar to uniprot|P46961 Saccharomyces cerevisiae YPL076w GPI2 N-acetylglucosaminyl- phosphatidylinositol biosynthetic protein), giving the protein MSRGIQKLRSRATGEWTGVQGEPLTEESGFDDPDAVFPDCQPTTRPPWKKLLWVKQDYPDNYVDSSFLSQLRRNDNVAQYSFRSLFLDSSVIIMHLCTIVVFVVVFLGIFNHEWDPEFFAIIASVLTVPGYFVYEKYKIHNDDKSRPSTIKGALLIVFVLLALSPVLKSLTRSTSSDSIWAIACWLGLANVCFHDYTDGARTASGASSLKLTRPILSTNLAMLAAIVLASQLRTTMAVFCFVLFSVILFGVFPMFTQWCRATSRRGYWVLLSILLILSATGLYVIGGLWALGAWIGVKLFVSVGAPLWLLALQKYKNDIQGPWDIAKPVIRNRP
- a CDS encoding uncharacterized protein (Compare to YALI0B14245g, similar to Saccharomyces cerevisiae TAF5 (YBR198C); ancestral locus Anc_8.544, similar to uniprot|P38129 Saccharomyces cerevisiae YBR198c TAF90 TFIID and SAGA subunit P29.1.f7.1), which encodes MSQSPAPNPQGGINNGKPANGAAPGAAGTPNRPANGAQAGGASTPTNRPAQASGSDLNRIVMEYLHKKGYFQTESMLRFESSRAPAPAQPVGSQYTGGQNATNVAPGATPPPPAPPGAPQVAIGTNNAGQMQQVPIPKPPVAKSIHDDTTAIRKGYVMLRNWTEASLDFYQPELRRALYPIFVHCYLDIIAKGQASEARDFFATYSGDHAVLHGHDLQKLSGISLPDHIPSNELAQKFRSSKYRLNISRTVFDLLFYFLQEHDSTGGAIILRIVNQYIDAQVSSGRPNRFDSEGAVHSSEGLPDTAHGSQVDSFNQAEVKLGKLPYEASFEKEVEHSLREIDKGNTDGGNSLEAEFASMKSDQDTAPNREMLPLPPHTSVDIAAEIQAVMDSRAKIKVGPVQAAMPSVCMYTFHNTHDGLNCLDFSSDATLIAGGFSDSFVKVWSLNGSRLKSVVKGDTATTSKRLVGHAGPVYGVSFSPDQRYLLSASADKTVMLWSMDTYTGLVCYKGHNEPVWDVAFSPHGHYFATASHDQTARLWSCDHIYPLRIFAGHMSDVDCVIFHPNGTYVFTGSSDRTVRMWDVAKGSSVRVFIGHTAAINCLAVSPDGRWLASAGEDHVIILWEIGSGRRLKIMRGHGKASIYSLAFSREGTVLVSAGADQSIRVWDVKKSTVESGPEPENLSVERAPEAVSSAKGNEASKKREIVATPDHMAVYHTKSSPVYKVQFTSRNLCLAGGAFNG